The DNA region ATTTGTTGTCATATATGGATATTTACGTTTAACTAAAATGTTCAAGAATTTGTTGatattgagtttttttttttggataagtgttTATCTATCATTCCACCATCTGCATAAAAATGTACATAATTTGATGGGAACCCATATAACAAAAAGAGATTAGGACCGAAAAGGGAAAAGGCCTATACAAGTTATGGCAAATTCAAATAAGAAGTAAAACAACAAGAATTCAACTTAGAATCGAGCTTTGGGATGGAGGCAACCCTCTCCCTTTCACATCGGATGATCTGTTCGGCAATAGCTTCAATAGATGAGAGATTCCTCTTAAATACTCTGTCATTCCTTTTTCGCTAAATATAATAGACATAAGTTGGCCAGAATAATTTCTTGATGATATTAGCCAATGATCTCCCTTTCAAGCTAGCAGCCATCTGTGATTCTACTGTCCATCCTACTGCAGATCTCCTAATATCAAGAGGAGAGAATATGCTCTCAAACCTTTTTAGAGAAATTGCAGCCAAAGAAAATATGTTCTCTTGGTTCTACATTAGCTTAACATAAATCACAACTAGGAGGAGATCAAGTTGCCCCACTTTGCCAATCTTGATCTCAATCTATCCAGTAGAGCAAGCCAGGaaacattttgattttgagtatTTAATGACTtatataatcaaataaataactaataacataatcattaggatttaaataataacaaaCCGTTTTTTTGTGGAATGATATTTAACGAGAAATAGTACTTTATTATTTGCAAAGTAAATAATTCCAAAATGATATACAAAAAAAGTAGCTATTACatgcataattttataatatagtgtgaaaaattttataataattagaaGGTAGgataaaaatcatttttagtGCTCagtatttttccattttttctatTTCGGTCCAAACTCATTTTTTGAGCTAAAACTTTTTCTAACCTTTTCTTGTTTGTTCACTTTTAATCCTCCATCACTTTCCCTCCGAAATGCATAGTTCTTTTAGGGTTTATTTCACTGTATAGTacgatattttaaaaattttcactacatgacatatatcatattaattttaataaattgcatgatttttaaaatttttcatgacATAGCACAATGTTAATTTTTCGTCAATTCCTTAACGGAGAGTTGACATGGCCGACGTTGTGAGCCCACCCTTAATACTATATGTGCTATAttgtgaaaaattttaaaatttcgtaCTATCTTGTGGAAAGTTTCAAGACCCACAAAAAGTCCAGTTATGCAAGGTGGACCCACAACGTTGGCACGTCAGCTCTCCATTAAAGAATTGATGGAAAATTGATGTCGTGCTATGCcatgaaaaatttcaaaatatcgtgcAATTTGGTAAAATTACTACGATATATACTATAtgatgcaattttcaaaatatcgtatTGTAtgtaaataaaaggaaaaaaaccatcttttagtcatatatatatatatatatatatataagtgcaAAAGAATTGAATCCAATTGCTAGCTTTTTCTGAGACATCGATTAATCGCtaaattgtttttatttctCTAGTGTTTCataactattatatatatacaaataataaaaaaataaaagtaattttggCTGTTTtacttaataatataataatagatataAGGATAAATAAAGTCTCAATTCTCAATTAGACTTTACCAATCTACATAAATCTATGCTTTAAGCTCTAGTTTCCTCTCCCACAAATAAGTTCTTATGCACCTCGGCCGTACCACATGTTATCAAGTCGAGGCTTTGGTTCATTACCTCGACTCCTATCATATGATTATGTTCGACTAATCTGCCTGGACTGGTTCCTCGTTGAATTCGGAGAATGCTTTCTCATGGTATGATGAGATCAAACACATGATCAGTCGATCAATCATCAATTGACTGATTAAACAGAAGATAATTAAGTGCAAAGACAAGTTGCTATATTACCATGTGGCGTCGTTCCCCGGATGGTGAAAGAGAGACTAATCCTTCCACCTACTCCCGACCCAATCTCCTACATAAGCAGCTTGATCTCTCCTAACAGTGCAGCCACATACACGAACTGGTCGAGCAGCTACACCGTCCAAGTCGGAGAAGTACTAGTAAGCAACACATAATTACAACAAGTTTTGCTACTTCCTAATACGagcttgcatgttcatgggAACATACGGGGTCGGTCAGCTTATGGAACTGATTGTTATTTATCTTCCAGAAATTACTATAGCCTCGTGAATAAACTCACAGGAGCTGATCTTATAACTTCTTGAATTATTTTGCAGTCTTCAACTTCGTCATGGGTCAGCACGACATGGCTCAAGCAATGCAGGCAGATTACTACTCCTGTGAGGATGATTATCCGATTCAGCTTCTGACCAGCGGTCCTGCCAACTTCACCCTCAACGACAGGGACTTACTACTTCATCTGCACCCATGACGATGACTGTGAATCGAGTCAGAAAGTAACTGTTACTGTTGGACCCTCTCCTGGTGGTCCTAGTCCCACTGCCAGCCCACCGGCAACCTTATCCACGACTCCCTCCCTGCATCCACCTCCGGGCAGCTCCACTGCCGCCTCTTTCACGGCTGCATCCAAAGTCTTTCCTTGTCCCTCTTGCCTCAGTAATGGGTTTTATATGGATATAGGAAACAGCTAATCAATTCATCTCTTATGCGTGGCTTCATACTTTTTGTATACCTATCATTTATCCCGGACTCTGTTTTTAGTTTCATAAATATAGAGCGGATTTATGTATTTTGTGCTTGTAGCACATACGTATGTactatatatttgataaaaataaatgcgGCTTTTTTCAATACATTCACTACAAAAAATTGACCCTTTCGCGGCCTTTCTTGGGCAACATTTACAAAGCGTCGCGAAAAATTCTGTATGATGGACTTTGGACCAAAACGTCGCCATAAGTTTATCACGCTGACGCTTAAAAAAGCATCGccaatatttattaaaaagttttaaattttatttttaaaaaaataaaaaataccaTGGGTGACACTTGAAAGCGTCAACAAAGGGCTAAATGGACAACTGACGGCCCAAGGCTGATGTTTACAAAGGACccactatttttttttggttaaatttTAACTGTTTTACGACGACTTTATAAGCGTTGCCTTTGGCCTAAAACTAATGGCGATCCTTCCTGAGCATCGCTATAGGTCAAGTCGGCCCGACGCTTACGTAAGCGTTGGCCGGACCTAGCCCGACGGAACATGGGGCGACTCTGGCATAAGCGTCGCGAGACTCTTGGCAACACCTATAAATGTCGTCCAAAGTCCAAAAAAGCATCGCGCTAGTTACTTTTCCTAATAGTGATTTTCAATATTTCTATAGATGAATATGATATTCGATCCTTCCTTtctgttattttcttttgattatcTATCATTGTCGAATACTCAGAACGTCCTTGTAATTGACGTTGGATTCATTGTCCGATATTCAGATCCTTCAACATCATGTTTGCATGACAACAGATAATGTTGTTGAACTTTACATGTCTCAAACGATCccaatatattttattgggCTCGAAATCGACAAATTTTAGGATAGACTGGTAGTCAAGTATACTCTTCGGTTTCAGCTTGACACCACCACAATCAGTAGGGCTTTTTCCTCGTTGATCGTCACATGATCCATTCCAGTGTTACGTGTAGATGGAGCTGTTCACGATGTACGTAATTGAATTGCTAAACGGGGGAAAACGGAATATTGTGAAACGGTTAAAGATATGGGGGATCACATTGAAATTAGCCCATGCCTTTGGATCTTGCTCAAAGGTTATAAACTAATAAAATTCCTCTTCAATCCTATCAATCGGATTGGTCTAGAAAAAAGAGTCCTACTCCTATCaatcgaaaaaatgaaaaaatgaaagcGAAGCATATCATTCGTATCTCTAAATATTGagatttatgatttttttttggagaagaTTTGATTTAGAGTcctagaaaaaaataattaataacgTACTTGGATAATCACATGTCAAGGGCAAGCTGCGTAGAAGCTTCGTTGGCATTAGATTgtcaaaaattatattattgaaattgagaaacacaattgattttataaattgaaaaaaaaaatgaataatgtACTTGTTAAGCGGTTTGGCACttattttctataaatagaGTTTCGCATTGAAATCTTATAAATGAACAAAATACATGATTAAGAGAGGTTTACCTTTTGGTGGGCCGACCCAAAGAAAATTGGACCGATTGGAGCCTTTTGAGTTTTCTGATACTAAGGTGTACATCCAGAAAAAGACTTGTACAAGGGATGCTTGGGCAGCAAGCAATGACACATTCAAGTATCTAGAAGTTTTTGTATCCAGGTCTGGTAAACAGCCGGgcaatattaaaaaatgactCCAATTTTCCTGcgaaaatattagaaaattatattaaaaactATGAATTAGCACACTATAaggactttgtatgaatttaGGGGCCACTTTAGAAAATTCTaatcttaaatttttcttGTATGTCATAACAAAAATTCAGGGCGGTCTCAATCCTTATACCTAATAATTTATTGCAAAGTTTAATTATCGAAATTGACTACTTTTAAATTATACATGCATTTCCTACAACGATGTTACACGGTATTCCTTGGCTCTCTTCCCGTGTATATTTCCGTGATTTTTGTCAATTGATTAGAGGTCATGAATTTCTTTCTTGCgatatatgctttttttttttggtgacgCGATGTATGCTTCTTTATGTTCACTTATTTCACTCAATTTCCTTAAAATcgatgtttatatatataaaatgttaAACATAGTTTTTCTTTGTTTGTCGAGagtcaaaatcattttcaaagTCAACGCCAGCGAAATTTAGacatcattttctttatatatattagatccTGCCCTtctcaaattcatttcaatacTAATTACgtatattaaataattcaaaagaTAGGGTAATATAATAGTGCACGCCTTCGTCTATTGATCTAAAGGTTGTAAGTTCGATATTTAGTGGAATTATCCGtgcctttttatttcattgtactagacaTTTTGCCttctttgtaaccgaaaaaaaaagttcactATGTGACCGAGTGATTGTTGTTCGTTGGTTCAAACGgttcaaatttatattttcttaaatattatttcaCATTCGAGCCTTTTGAATGGAGATAATTGAAAaagttttatctcttagtaAACCAATCCGACTCGAACTGAAACTGAACTAGTCATGAATCATTGAACTTTCGGATATCAAAGTgtttcaaaaaaaagaatcatttTGATCATTCACATGATTTTCTCATGATTAAATCAATTATAACTATTTgtccaaaataaaattaatttacgATGCATAATTGAAATTCTAGAGCACATCATGACTTTCAGATCATTTCATGACTTTCTGGAAGCTGTGTGTGTCAAAGAAGGCATGCAGATAATACCATTATGGagcaaaaaattcaaaaaagaaatcatttgATTATATTTTCCCCGTTCCAAATTTTCCCTTAATGTCAAGTTGCTCATGCTTAATTAACGTAACGAGAAGGAGTTTATTCTTATGTTATCCCGTACGCTAATCCTATGCAACAACTAAAAACAGACCTGGAACACGTGAAATCAACTGAACTAATGTTACGCCCCTACTGCATAATTAATTGATATGTTTAGACTAATTCCTAACGTATATCATGCGCTGCCATTTAACTAATTTCCTGGTCACGTTTACCTGTTGCATGCGCAGCCCTAGCAAAAATTATGTGGGATTCTAGAGTCCTAAGGTTTGACTTGTGCTTGTCGAAATGCAAACTCTATAAATAGAACGAAAGATAGCCTGGAGAAGACACATCACAAAACAAAATCGACCGATCATAACGAGAAGAACGTCAGCGGTCCACTACGATACAATCGAGATGTCGAAACTAATCTCTCTAGCTATAGTAGCAGTCACAGCGCTTCTTATTCAATCCTCAGCAGCACAGACCGCACATGTCGTCGGAGGCGACTTTGGGTGGATTGTCCCTCCCGGTGGTTCAATCGCATACCGAACATGGGCAGCCACCCAGACTTTCACTGTCGGCGACATCCTAGGTACGTAATAACATAGATATTGTTGATTTCTGTATTAAGTACTCGTTCTCAACGAGGAAGATACATAGAATTGTGGGAATTTCGTCCAACTCGTGTGATTATTTTGTGCTCTTCCACTTCAGTGTTCAACTTCACGACCGGAGAGCAGGACGTGGCCAGAGTGACAAAGGAAGCATTTGATGCGTGCAACTCGACCGGCCCGATCTTCCTCGAAAAGACTGGCCCCTTCAATTATACGCCAGACTCTGCAGGAGAATACTACTTCATAGGTACCATGGACAGGCGCTGCACCTTGGGCCAGAAGCTCGCCATCAATGTCACTGCTCTGGGTCCGACTCCTAGTCCATCTCCTTCATCCCCGCCAGATGCTCCGGCACCGGTGACCCCGAGAGGCCCGGTGACCTACACCGTTGGTGATGGTCTCGGGTGGGAAGTCCCTCCTGGTGGGGAAGTTGCTTATGCCACTTGGGCTCGCAACAAGGTCTTTATGGTCGGAGACATACTAGGTAAATTGTTAATTAAGTGCATATGGCTATATTTatcctttcattttttattttttttggtaggtaAACAGGGCAAGAGCCCGATATCCTTTCATTGTTTAGTACGCTACCATGTCTAATACACAATCTTACCATATCGATCATTGTTatatgcagttttcaacttcATCAATGAGACACAGGACGTCGCAGTGGTGACCAAGGAAGCCTATGAGACGTGCAATACAACTAGCACCATCTCCATCCTCACAACCAGCCCGGCTAGGGTAACCCTCACCAGTGCCGGCGAGTATCGCTTCACAAGCACTTACTCTCGTCACTGCGCTCTCGGGCAGAAGCTCACCATCAATGTTGTTGCCTCTGGCCCAATTCCAAGCCCGGCTCCATCATCATCCCCTACAGCTCCGGCACCAGTGACCCCAAGGAGCCCGGTGACCTACTACATTGGTGATGGACTTGGATGGGAGGTCCCTCCTGGTGGCGCAGTCGCTTATGCCACTTGGGCACGCAACAAGGACTTTATGGTTGGAGACACGCTAGGTACATATATGATCAGGACATGTTTACCTCGGGATATagctaattttatttttcatatatgttTCGTTTTTCAAGATGTATTTTGGATATAAATTGTCCATTATTGcgtatttatttgaaaatgtttTACTTCGAATCATCACGAAAaatatctctttttattttcattatacaTTTCTAATAAGATTGTTCGGTTTCATTgtatgcagttttcaacttcATCAATGGGACACAAGACGTGGCGATTGTGACCAAGGAAGCCTACGAGAGCTGCAACACCACCAGCACCATCACCATCCTCACCACCAGCCCAGCCAGAGTAACCCTCACCACCGTCAGCGAGCACTTCTTCACGAGCACTTACTCTCGTCACTGTGAACTTGGCCAGAAGCTAGCCATTAACGTCACCGGAACCACTGGCACCTCCCCTTCGCCATCTCCCAGCATTGCCACCCCACCAACTGGCACTTCCACTCCAACCACCAGCACCCCTGGTTCTTCCTCGCCATCCCCAACCGCAGGTGGACCTGCAACCGCTCCGCCACCCTCTAGCTCGGCTCCCCCTAGGGTGATCTACGGCTTCTCCCTGATCACCCTCTTGTCCACCATCTTCTTAGCCGTCTTCCATTGATTTCTTCGTTGC from Punica granatum isolate Tunisia-2019 chromosome 3, ASM765513v2, whole genome shotgun sequence includes:
- the LOC116201343 gene encoding mucin-5AC-like gives rise to the protein MSKLISLAIVAVTALLIQSSAAQTAHVVGGDFGWIVPPGGSIAYRTWAATQTFTVGDILVFNFTTGEQDVARVTKEAFDACNSTGPIFLEKTGPFNYTPDSAGEYYFIGTMDRRCTLGQKLAINVTALGPTPSPSPSSPPDAPAPVTPRGPVTYTVGDGLGWEVPPGGEVAYATWARNKVFMVGDILVFNFINETQDVAVVTKEAYETCNTTSTISILTTSPARVTLTSAGEYRFTSTYSRHCALGQKLTINVVASGPIPSPAPSSSPTAPAPVTPRSPVTYYIGDGLGWEVPPGGAVAYATWARNKDFMVGDTLVFNFINGTQDVAIVTKEAYESCNTTSTITILTTSPARVTLTTVSEHFFTSTYSRHCELGQKLAINVTGTTGTSPSPSPSIATPPTGTSTPTTSTPGSSSPSPTAGGPATAPPPSSSAPPRVIYGFSLITLLSTIFLAVFH